The DNA region AGGCCTGGCCATTGTCTGAGCCAGAGCCGGAAGTTCAATCCGATAAAGCCACCTCCGCTGGAAGTATCATGCCAACTAGGCCAGGATTGCTGCTGGCAGTTCTCCTGCTGATCATCCCGATCATGCTTTGCGGCGATGCATACCGGATTCCCCCCTTCGAGAATATCAGCACCACCAGACTGCCCGACGGCAGTTATGAGCTCTGCTATGACCTTTATCCCCGGATGCTGGACTTCCCGGGGATGCAGGATACACTCAAAACCGTGCTGCTGCGGGTTTCAGAACTGGGCGGCGGGGTTTTTCTGAACATCCCCAGCTGGGATTGCCTGAGCGGGGATATTGGGGACAACCTCCTCATCGGAAAAGATAAAAGAGTCATCTGGAACGCCCCCGCGGAAAGCTGGTACAAGCCGGAGCTCGATTATGGACTGCGTCTGATGGCGGTGGAGCCCAGATACTGGTATCCGCAGAAAAGCATCATGGACCGCTCGCATGCGATTCTACGGTCTCCGGCTGTCACACCGGACCGTCTGCAGCAGCTGCCGGAGCCGGTATCCACTGCTCCACAGGAAGATAAGCTGGTCTACGTTCCCGGGGGAACTTTCAGCTGGCAAGGCTTCAGTTACCCCATTGCCGGGTTTTATTTGTCAGCCTTTGAGGTCACCCAGGGCGAATACGAAGCGGTGATGGGCCGCAACCCCGCCATCCAGTTCGGCGTGGGGCCTGACCACCCTGTCTATTACGTCAGCTGGCTGGACGCCGTGGTTTACTGCAACCTGCGCAGTATGAGGGAGGGCCTGGTTCCCTGTTACAGCCTGGCTGAATACGGAACCGACCCCCGGGTCTGGCCCCCCTGGTGGGATTATCTTCCGGATGCCGCCCAGGCCAACATCAACTGTGATTTTTCGGCCAGTGGCTACCGTCTGCCCAAAGAAGAGGAATGGCTGCATGCCGCCAGCGGCAGCGACGCCACTTATCACGCCTACCGCGATGCCATGCTGGCTGCCAGGGACTCTCTGGGGCAGGACACCATCTGCACACAGCCGGTGGGATCTTACGCTCCCAATGACGCCGGCATTCATGACATGCACGGCAACGTGGCCGAATGGACCTGGAACGCTTTCTCCTGCCTGAACGATCAGTTCAAGGGCCTGAGTACAGACCTGGACGGATTCTACAATCTGCACCTCCGGAATCACGCGGTCGCTTTCCGCTTGGGGCAGGGCGCCTACTGGCACATGACCGCTCATGATGCCTTCAAACCTTACCAGCACGAGCTTTTGTTGGGGGCAGGTCACGTCTACGATGCGGTGGGGTTCCGGGTCTGCAGAAGCGCAAAATAGTTTCAGCACAGGAATATTGGCACAAAGATCTCTCTCCAATCGAGTGGGGCTTTTGGTTGGATTTCAGACGTAGCCCCTCGATCGGTGGTCAGACAACAAAATTCGTTTTTCCCCAACCTCAGCTGAAGATCACAGATCTGTGATCCTCAGCTGGGGTTGGGGGTGTTTTAAGGGAACTTTTGCACACCTGACGAGGGGTTCCAATCGCTGCGCTCTCTACACACCATCGCTATCGTTCTGCCGCCCTCCGGGCTGATTCCAGATGGAAAGCAACCACTTGATACAGAACCAAGCTTGGTCATGAGATCAATACTCTCTGATCCTGCCCCTGATCCATAACTCCGGTCTCAGCGAGACCAACTCCGCCCCAACAGCCATAATTGGCTTCAGGCCCGGATCTGACCAGTTGGAAAACCCCCGCAGGCAACGGGAGGGTACTTACAGCCGGGCTTTGAGGTCGGCCACGAACTCCCGGATGTGGTCTTCCGTGGTGTTGAAACTGCACATCAGCCGCACCTCGTTGAGAGCTTCGTTCCACATGTAGAAATGGTATTTCTCCTGGAGGGCTGGCGTGATCTCGCGCGGGAGGATCACGTAGAGGGAATTCACCATCACCGGCTGGGTGATGCGCAGCTGCGGGATCTCCTTTAGCCGGTCCGCCAGCAGCGCGGCCATCTGGTTGGCGTGCAAAGCGTTGGAACGCCAGAGCTCGTCCTGAAGATAGGCTTCGAACTGCGCGGCGATGTAGCGCATCTTGGAAAAGAGCTGGCTGCCCTGCTTGCGGTAGAAACGCAGGTCCGCAGTCAGTTCT from Candidatus Cloacimonadota bacterium includes:
- a CDS encoding formylglycine-generating enzyme family protein, whose protein sequence is MPTRPGLLLAVLLLIIPIMLCGDAYRIPPFENISTTRLPDGSYELCYDLYPRMLDFPGMQDTLKTVLLRVSELGGGVFLNIPSWDCLSGDIGDNLLIGKDKRVIWNAPAESWYKPELDYGLRLMAVEPRYWYPQKSIMDRSHAILRSPAVTPDRLQQLPEPVSTAPQEDKLVYVPGGTFSWQGFSYPIAGFYLSAFEVTQGEYEAVMGRNPAIQFGVGPDHPVYYVSWLDAVVYCNLRSMREGLVPCYSLAEYGTDPRVWPPWWDYLPDAAQANINCDFSASGYRLPKEEEWLHAASGSDATYHAYRDAMLAARDSLGQDTICTQPVGSYAPNDAGIHDMHGNVAEWTWNAFSCLNDQFKGLSTDLDGFYNLHLRNHAVAFRLGQGAYWHMTAHDAFKPYQHELLLGAGHVYDAVGFRVCRSAK